AACGCAGCACCCTGATCATTGCGGTGATGGCGCTGGTGACCATCGGGCTTTCACTTATCGTCTCCACCGGGCAGACCCTGAACCGGCAGGAAGAGGCGGGCACCCAGCACCTCATCCTTACCGCCCGGTCGGTGTTGCAGGCGGTGGAAACATCGCTGCGGCGCGGGCTGTTCATGCGGCCCAACGGACCCGGCCTGTTCAGCCCCGGCACGGCGGAACTGTTCCGCGAACTGGAGCAGAGCGGCGACGTGCTGTTCGTGGGCATCATCGACCGGCAGGGGGGGCGGGTGCTTACCTCGCGCCCCACGCAAGAGGCGGGCGGCACGCTGGTCTTTCCGCCCGAGGCCTTGCAGGACCTGGCCCAGAAGGGCGAATGGCATGGTCGCGCCACGTTCGGCAAACTCAGCGCCTACGTGTACGGCAAGCGCATCCTGCCCCGCAGCCATACCCTGATGCACGACACGGATCTGGACGACACCGGGCAGGCCCGCCCCGAGGCCGGGGCCGACGGGGGGCAGGCGCATGCCCCCGGCCAGTCTGGCCCCTCCGGTTCGTTCGGTCAGGGCGACTTTTCCTCCGACGACCCCAACCAGTTGCCCACCTTCCTGGTGGTGGGGCTGGACATGGCCAAGCACCTCGCGGTGTACCGGGGCTTTCGCCAGAATGCGCTGTTTCAGGCGGCGTACATCCTGGCGGCGGCGGTGTTCATCTGGGTGCTGACCATGAGTTTCCTGAAGCGCCGCGAGCAGGCGGGCCGCGCCGCCGTGCTGGAACGGTTTCAGGCCCGGCTGGTGGACAACCTGCCCGACGGCCTGCTGACCATCACCCAGGACAACGTGGTGCGCGCGGCAAACCCTGCGGCCCACGACATCATGAAGGCCCGCGATGGCAGTCTTGCGGGCATGGACGTGGCCGATCTGCCGCCGGAAGTCGCCGGGTGCATCGCCGGGCCGGACAGCGGGGCCACCCCCGGATGGGCCAACCGCACCGTGGATGGCGCGCATCTGGAAATCCTTACCCTGCCCATCCGCGAAAGCGACGAGGAGCACGACCGCCTCGTCATCATCCGCGACCGCACCCAGATCCGCGAGCTGGAAAAGAGCCTGAGCGAGGCGGAAAAGCTGGCCGCCGTGGGCACCCTGGCCGCCGGGGTGGCGCACGAGATACGCAACCCGCTCTCTGCGTTGCGTGGTTTTGCCCAGTATTTCGCCAAGAAGCTGGCGGGCAAGCAGCCGGACGAGAATTACGCCCAGACCATGGTGCGCGAGGCGGACAGGCTGAACCGGGTCATCACCGACCTGTTGTACCTGGCCAGGCCGCGCGCCATCGAACCGCGCGAGGTCAGCCTGGGGCAACTGGCGGCGGAACTGGAAAGCCTGGTGCGCTTCGACGCGGGCAAGCTGGGGGTGCACATGCGCACCAGCCTGGGGCCCGACCTGGTCATGGCCGACGAGGACGCGCTGAAGCAGGCT
This genomic window from Nitratidesulfovibrio sp. SRB-5 contains:
- a CDS encoding two-component system sensor histidine kinase NtrB, whose protein sequence is MDIADKNTERSTLIIAVMALVTIGLSLIVSTGQTLNRQEEAGTQHLILTARSVLQAVETSLRRGLFMRPNGPGLFSPGTAELFRELEQSGDVLFVGIIDRQGGRVLTSRPTQEAGGTLVFPPEALQDLAQKGEWHGRATFGKLSAYVYGKRILPRSHTLMHDTDLDDTGQARPEAGADGGQAHAPGQSGPSGSFGQGDFSSDDPNQLPTFLVVGLDMAKHLAVYRGFRQNALFQAAYILAAAVFIWVLTMSFLKRREQAGRAAVLERFQARLVDNLPDGLLTITQDNVVRAANPAAHDIMKARDGSLAGMDVADLPPEVAGCIAGPDSGATPGWANRTVDGAHLEILTLPIRESDEEHDRLVIIRDRTQIRELEKSLSEAEKLAAVGTLAAGVAHEIRNPLSALRGFAQYFAKKLAGKQPDENYAQTMVREADRLNRVITDLLYLARPRAIEPREVSLGQLAAELESLVRFDAGKLGVHMRTSLGPDLVMADEDALKQALLNLVLNSLDALSQCPQPAGGVGREIHISSMASDGGVWVFVRDTGPGMSREQREQAFEPFYTTKKKGTGLGLALVHKTMRDHGGRAQIDSEVGRGTTVALFFPGAGHAARTGQAERAGGMNMPEGCDPLDHGADIPMGNCPGAAAFDMATASREGRGEGHGGIAPGGDARNATGHERAAAGHAAAGHSTTDPSATDTVIDITEDKR